GTTTGCGCGTAGTTTCTGAAAGCGAGTATGAAAATGCAGCGTGTTCCTTCCGTGCTCGTTCCTCCCGGACAGGAAGTTCATGCTCGGTGATCCGATGAACCCTGCGACGAACTTGTTCGTAGGTTGGTTAGAGCACTCCAGCGGGGGAGCGACCTGTTACAGTTTATCGTCCTTCATCACTGCAATGCGATCGGCCATCGTCATTGTCTCGGTCTGGTCGTGGGTTATGTAAACCGTCGTAACTTCGAGATCCTGTTGAAGGTCCTGTAACTCCGTCCACATCGTCGTTCGGTAACAACCCGATTTGAGAGAGGTTCATCCATCAAAAACGCTTCTGGATCTTGCACGATGGCTCTACCGAGCGCTACTCGTTGTTGTCGTCCCCTAGAGAGTGTATTCGGAGTGATGTTTAGATAGGCTTCTATTCTCCTCATATTAGCAATTTTTTATCCTTGAACAAAGTATGGGCAGCATTGTG
This portion of the Halalkalicoccus tibetensis genome encodes:
- a CDS encoding ATP-binding cassette domain-containing protein, with translation MRRIEAYLNITPNTLSRGRQQRVALGRAIVQDPEAFLMDEPLSNRVVTERRCGRSYRTFNRISKLRRFT